GAACCACCGCTCGTGGCGGGGATCGGACCGCTCCCAGCCCAGTTCGTCTTCGACGGTCCAGACGACCTCCCGCCAGTAGCGGTCGAAGAAGTCCGCGTGCTTGGCTTCCTCGTACATCTGGGTCGTCAGGAACAGCTGATCGTCGATATTGTCGAGCACCGTCCCCAGCGGCGCGAGATCCTCGGTGACCGCGTCCTCCCCTGCACCGAACTTCGCGATGCCGTTGAGCGTTCCGTACCACGATTCCCGGTCGTAGCCCTCCGCCCCGTCGATGTACGTCAGCAAGTTCTCGACGTCCCGCTCGAGGTCGATCTCGCCGGGATCCCAGTGGCGCTCGACCGCGTTGCGATAGTAGCGGTTCGACTTCGAGTCCCGGTCCATCATCGCCGCCGGTGTGTACTCCGTTGCCATACCACAATCTATGGACGGCGGCTATTAAATGTGTATCCAGTGTCGTATCCGCTCGATCCCGTCTCGAGAGCGTCCGGACGGCCTCAGTCGGTACTTTCGCCGGCGTCTTCGTCGATGCGTTCGTGTCGCTCGAGGGAGGTCATCGTTCGGTAGAGTTCGATCCGATCGGTCTTCCGCAGTCGGTATCGGTAGTAGACGTACGCGACGACGAACCAGCCGACGAGAACCACGCCGACGACGGGTCGCTGGAGGAGCGTGACGATCCAGAACGCGCCCGTGACGACAGCACCGCCCAGTACCGCGAGGAGGAGGCCGCGATACCGGCGGAGTCGAAACGGCGCGTTGGCGTAGTGGTTCGGGAACTCGCGCGGCAGGTTCCAGAGGCCGATCGCACAGAAAAAGTACGCGGTGAGGCTGGCCAGCCCGATAAACACGGAGAGACCGACGATCTCGCCGGCCAGGGGGACGAGCAGGAACGGCGGAACGCCGAGGACCGCGACCGCGTAGTGGGGCGTCTCGAACCGCGGATGGATCCGCGACAGCGGTGCCGGGAGAACCCCGTCGCGGCTCGCCCGCATGAGCGTCCGCGAGAAGACGAGCAGCGTCGTGTTCACCGTCGTGACGACCGCGAAGACGGCCCCGGCGGCGACGACGTACTCACCCCACCACGGGAGGTATCGCGAGGCGACGAGCGCGAGGTCGGCCTCGGTGCCCAGTTGCGTGTACGGAACGACGCCGACGAGGACGGCGATTAGCGCCACGTAAACCAGCGCCACGATACCGATGCCGAGCCCCAGTACGAGCGGGATCGTCCGCCCGGGATCGTCGATCTCTTCGCCGAGTTCGATCAGTAATCCGAATCCGAGAAACGGATAGAACAGTGCGACCACCGCGAGGCCGAACGCGCCGTAGTCCGGGAAGAACGGCGCGTAATTGGCGGGGTCGACCGCGCCCGCACCGGGGACGATGACCGTCAGGAGTGCGATCAGGAGGCCGACGAAGAAGACGATCTGTACCTGTGCGACGACCCTGAGTCCGATCAGGTTGACGACCAGGACGAACGCGAGCAGCACGTAGACGAGCAGCGTCGACGGTACGTCGAAGAAGATCCGGGTGTACTCGGCGAAACCCCTTGCCGTAATGAGCAACGACGCCCACGCGACCAGCGGGATCGTGACGGGAACCAGGAACCCCCAGTAGGGGGCCGTGAGCCGAGAGATGTAGACGTACAGTCCCCCGGCGACCGGCATCGCCGATCCGAGCAAGGCGTTGTACAGGACGACGAAACTCGCCGGAATCGCCGCGAGGACGATCGCCAACACGAGCGCCGGTCCCGCACTCCCCGCCAGCGGCCCCGGCAGCACGAATATCGGGACCGAAATCGCGTTGCCGACCAGCAGTGCCAGCACGCCGACGACGCCGATACTCGAGGAGAGCGTCTCCGACGGGCCGTCGGTTGCTCCGCTCATTCCTCCGGGGTACGGTCGGCCCGCCGCCGCTGGATCTCGTAGTCGCGAATCCGTCGTCCGAGGGCGAACCCGACGACGCCGCCGAGGACGGGCGCGACGAGGAGGAGCGCTTGT
This portion of the Natrinema salinisoli genome encodes:
- a CDS encoding APC family permease; translated protein: MSGATDGPSETLSSSIGVVGVLALLVGNAISVPIFVLPGPLAGSAGPALVLAIVLAAIPASFVVLYNALLGSAMPVAGGLYVYISRLTAPYWGFLVPVTIPLVAWASLLITARGFAEYTRIFFDVPSTLLVYVLLAFVLVVNLIGLRVVAQVQIVFFVGLLIALLTVIVPGAGAVDPANYAPFFPDYGAFGLAVVALFYPFLGFGLLIELGEEIDDPGRTIPLVLGLGIGIVALVYVALIAVLVGVVPYTQLGTEADLALVASRYLPWWGEYVVAAGAVFAVVTTVNTTLLVFSRTLMRASRDGVLPAPLSRIHPRFETPHYAVAVLGVPPFLLVPLAGEIVGLSVFIGLASLTAYFFCAIGLWNLPREFPNHYANAPFRLRRYRGLLLAVLGGAVVTGAFWIVTLLQRPVVGVVLVGWFVVAYVYYRYRLRKTDRIELYRTMTSLERHERIDEDAGESTD